Proteins co-encoded in one Candidatus Ryanbacteria bacterium CG10_big_fil_rev_8_21_14_0_10_43_42 genomic window:
- a CDS encoding mechanosensitive ion channel family protein, with protein sequence MIDFSISSLAEAFLAWMGMHSIRIILIFAGGFVGIRLLRRIISASFEKVVDKTYKLRDHVAKEKRQATLEGVAFSIINIGVWIMVGLMVASELGIDIGPLIAAAGIAGIAVGFGGQYLIRDLISGLFIIMEDQYRKGDVVKVGGISGVVEDITIRRTVLRDLDGVEHTVPNGEISVTSNMTKIWARAHLDISVGYDTNLDKAIEVLNRVGKEMAEDEQWQDDIIKPIESVGVNEFADSAIMIKVLGDTKPMQQWAVMREYRKRIKMAFDKEGIEIPFPQRTVHIKNSR encoded by the coding sequence ATGATCGATTTCTCAATTTCATCGCTGGCGGAGGCTTTCCTTGCATGGATGGGAATGCATAGTATCCGTATTATCCTTATTTTCGCAGGCGGATTTGTTGGTATTCGCTTGCTTCGGCGTATCATCAGCGCCAGTTTTGAAAAAGTCGTAGATAAAACATATAAACTGCGCGACCACGTTGCCAAGGAAAAACGCCAAGCAACACTTGAAGGCGTCGCTTTTTCCATTATCAACATCGGCGTATGGATTATGGTCGGACTTATGGTAGCGTCCGAGCTTGGTATTGATATTGGTCCTCTTATAGCGGCAGCCGGCATTGCCGGTATTGCTGTTGGTTTTGGCGGTCAATATTTAATTCGCGATCTTATCTCCGGTTTGTTTATCATCATGGAAGATCAATATCGCAAGGGAGATGTGGTAAAAGTGGGCGGTATTTCCGGTGTTGTGGAAGATATTACCATTCGTCGCACGGTTCTTAGGGATTTGGACGGTGTCGAACATACGGTGCCGAATGGTGAAATAAGCGTAACATCCAACATGACAAAAATTTGGGCGCGGGCACATTTGGATATAAGTGTCGGGTACGATACCAATTTGGATAAAGCCATTGAGGTACTAAACCGCGTAGGGAAGGAAATGGCGGAAGACGAACAATGGCAAGATGATATTATAAAGCCGATTGAGTCCGTGGGCGTAAATGAATTTGCCGACTCGGCCATTATGATAAAAGTACTTGGAGACACTAAGCCGATGCAGCAATGGGCGGTAATGCGTGAGTATCGAAAACGTATAAAAATGGCATTTGATAAAGAAGGTATCGAGATTCCGTTTCCGCAAAGAACGGTGCATATAAAAAATTCCCGGTAA
- a CDS encoding DUF4918 domain-containing protein, whose product MSTSTFAEKASMFYEGLYAPHNLPYGVEAVHPYKQADVRDNIKVFLNKFFCDTQKRIFVLGINPGRFGSGITGVPFTDPIALEKFCGIDNAFVKKRELSSELMYTFINEWGGSRVFYSNFFLSAVSPIGFIRDGVNYNYYDDKDMLEITKPFIVSTLQQQRSFGARDTAILLGIGKNQKKFTELNREFGFFNHVFAIEHPRFIMQYQRKNLKEYIKKYHNVFSQALETC is encoded by the coding sequence ATGTCAACATCAACATTTGCTGAAAAGGCAAGTATGTTCTACGAAGGACTATACGCACCGCATAACCTGCCATACGGGGTTGAGGCTGTACATCCATACAAGCAGGCAGATGTTAGAGATAATATAAAAGTATTTCTTAATAAATTCTTTTGTGATACTCAAAAGAGAATATTTGTATTGGGGATCAACCCAGGTCGTTTTGGATCAGGAATAACCGGAGTGCCATTTACTGATCCAATCGCTTTAGAAAAATTTTGTGGCATTGATAATGCTTTTGTGAAGAAAAGGGAATTATCCTCAGAGCTCATGTATACATTTATTAATGAGTGGGGTGGTTCTAGGGTTTTCTATAGTAACTTTTTTCTGTCTGCAGTTTCACCGATTGGATTTATTCGAGATGGAGTAAATTATAATTATTACGATGATAAAGATATGTTAGAGATAACGAAACCATTTATTGTTAGCACATTACAACAACAACGCTCTTTCGGAGCTAGAGATACGGCGATCTTGTTAGGCATTGGGAAAAATCAAAAGAAATTCACTGAGCTGAACAGAGAATTTGGATTTTTTAACCATGTATTCGCAATCGAGCACCCGCGTTTTATAATGCAATATCAGAGAAAGAATTTGAAAGAATATATAAAAAAATATCATAATGTATTTTCTCAAGCGCTTGAGACTTGTTAG